In Heteronotia binoei isolate CCM8104 ecotype False Entrance Well chromosome 21, APGP_CSIRO_Hbin_v1, whole genome shotgun sequence, the DNA window ttctATATATCATATTTCAGCTGGGAGAAGGACTCCTCTTTGTTGTGATGTTCAGAAGTTACACAAATATAAAGCAATTGAAGGGTAAGTTCTTTATataccattatatcagaaattcTTTTGTTACTGAGATTCAATGCTGTGAGCTTTGTTTTACAATGACTGGCAGCTGAGGCTGGCACAAAATTTATATTAGAGCTGCCACCTGTGCACAGCCCAGAAACTTCTCACAGGATGGATACAAACCTTACCATCTGATGATACTTGAGGACTAAATGGATTAAATCATAGCTACAGTAGCTGATTAAACAAAAGAATTTGGAAAAATGCCAATAGTGGCTACAAAGGGGTGTGTTGCTAAGAGGAATGTCCACACCTATCCTTGCTGCCTGTCCCTCCTTCTCGTTGTCAATAATCCTATTTGAGACAGTGTATTCATCATGTCAACATACTTTCTGCTAGATCCAATATGAAAAGACTTCTAATACTGCATATCCACACAGATGTGGAAATATTCCATGTTATAAGCAGCTGCCACAGGCAAACAGTTCCAGCAGTGACCATGTGACAGCTGTAACCCTTGTTTAATTTGGAATCAGCACTCCATAGAGAATTTGCTCCAGTTTGGCATTCAACTTCGATTTTTTTTGAAGCCTCCACATATTGTTCCCTAATTGCCAAGTATCCAGATTTTCTCCTGCTTTGCTCAGATTCTTTCCAGACCTGGTTTGACCCAGTCTTTGGGGAAAGATTGCAGCATATTTGTATACCATGTAGACAGGAAAGTATGCATTTTCGCAGGTCCCACTCATATCGACACCATTTGCCTTTCCATGTCTGTCCCCCGGCTGAGGATTttccaggcttttaaaaaaatcattggtTGACATATGGCTAAAACTAAGGCTATAGCAGTATTTCAATAACTGGTTTTAAGTTATCGTAATATGTCAATAATTATCTAATGTAAGTATGCTGATCTCTGAGGGGGCTGTGGAGAGATTTATCAAAATGGAAGGAAAATGCTTCTTCCTATTCTGATTAAGTGCCAATCAAAGGTCTTTTTGTACAAAGTAGACTAAGCCCACGATAGCTTATGAGCTCAGATCCTAAGCCATGCTTCCACTTGTGTGGAGCACTTTCCTTCAGTTCTAGGAGCTTCTGCTGATTCCAGACCAGCAGTTTTCAGTGAACTGAATACCaactagatagatccaagcgggcagccgtgttggtctgaagcagttgaacaaagcaggagtcaaggtcacctttaagaccaaccaatttcattggttacattctaaataaaaattggttggtcttaaaggtgcaacttgactcctgctttgaatACCAATTAGCACCAAGAGAAAAGCACCACACAGCAAGGGGCCACCTCTGCTACGGAGAAAGAGGATTGTAAATGGAAACAAGGCTTAGAATTCAAGTCATCCTGAGGGGTAGAGTTTGAAAATAGTATGCATGCTGTGTATTCTCTTTGCACCTGACTCACAGATTTAAGGCTCAGGCTGAGTTAATCTCTCTCTCAAAGGGAACCTCTGTCAGGAAAATGCTATCGACCAAATGTTCTTtcgatttgttaatttcactattttgccatcggtttctaactttgtaccactttgcattcttaaccactgcccaccagctatatgtagctctgcttattgtaccccattccattgtttgATGAAGTATGCacacatacaaaagcttatattctgaataaaacttcattggttttaaaggtactactggactcctactttgttctattgcttcagaccaacatggctgcccacctggatctaggaaAGTGTAGTGCTCTGGTAGACTTCCAAAGTTCAAGGCTCTATAAGGAGTTCCTTTCACAGCCCCAGAGCTCAATAACCttatggaaagaaggaaaatgtcCCAGTTTTTTTATCCATACTCTTGCAATTCCTCTTGAATCCCAACTTGTCTTCAAGGAGTTCCTCGTGTTAATGAGGGCCCCTAGAGCATTAATTTTCAGTGATGGGGGATATAGACTATAGTTCCATTTGGCtattttcttttgtttcagaTCCAGCAACTATGGACAACACTGAAGCAGAAATCAACCAGGCAGCAGTGATTATAGTAAAAGGGAATGCTAAAAATCCCTGAGCATTCTTAGGGTATCCATCTCTGAGTTTTGCCAACCACAAGCTCCTGTGCATAAAATGCATGTCATCTAGATCGCTTTGAAGAAGAAGGGCTATTGCAGGCTGCTGTCAACATTGCAGGACACAGCCTTTATTCACTCTGCCTTCACCTGTTGAGTTTTCTCATTTCAGAAGATTGTCATACAGTGATAACTTTTTAAGAACTCTAAAATCAAAGGCAATTTGAAATGCTTAGTAAAATCATTCTTTTCAACATTCAAGACTTGCACTATTTTTGTACTATGAGTTTATTGTCCTCAATTGGCAACAGCTAACAAGTGCATTCCATCACTTTGAAGCAGGATGCTTCTTCGGTACTAAAAACTTACATAATAAAACAGCAAACTAACAGTAGGGTTTGGTGACAATGAACTGCTTCTAGAGGACATGCTGGCATTTTCAGAGGACAGTATTTCATCAAAGGACTCCTGTCCCTGAAAAGATTTTCTGCAAACTGGATAGATTGTGTATTCCAGCTAATGCAATTTAGAACCTCAGTACAGCACTAGAGGCAGTACAATTTCCCTTGGCCttacctcccttcccccaagcaGCTGAGGGCAGAAACTAATTATTATGTCTCTCCATTTGCAGTATCTCTGCAAGTGCCAAGCAGAACTCAGGCAGCATTACCAACTATGTGAGCAGAAGTTCCACTCCACTGGGGAAAACAGCCTTAAAAGCAGCACAGCTTCTTTGtgatgggagggaggaaaggaaataaaGACTGGATGGAGAGGGGCTGAATGACACACAAACCCCCAAGCATCTTCTGCCATGACTTTTAAAGCAGTAATCCTACTACTTTTAAATAGAGGATTATTTTCATCTTGGGAATTTGTGTCTGAAATACAATCTGTAAGACAAACTAAATATTTGCACAAACAAGATTGCACCTGTTTTACCAAGGGCCTCTCTGCCTTTTAACTGCTAATTGGCTTGGCAGTAGAAATCAAACACATACACATTCCCCCATTGCTGTATCTCTGGCACTAGCTAGGTTTCTGAAACAAAAATCCATTGGCCACACATCTGACTTTGTGAAATAGGTATCAGTGTGTCTCTAGTGAAGTGGGCTGTGAGCTAAAAAAGCTCAAGAAATAGTAATTCAGAAAAGCTCATACCCCgccacaaatcttgttagtctttaaggcattACTTGCCTCTTGTTCTTATCTACTGCTAAATACAGCTACCCATTTCGACCTATCTCCATGGCAATAAATGATAGTCTTTTAAGGTGACAATGTATTTCTGTACTTTGCTACAAGACAGCCATACAGCTGTTACAGGAATGAGGCTCCTGTTAGGAGAAACACCAGAAGCCTTAAATTGATGTAATCTGGATACTCCTGGACAGTTGGGTGTCGTGTCCCAGAACATATGGCTGGTGCTAAAGGCCTACACATTAATATCAATTAAACTGAGGCTTGTATTTTGGTAACTGGGATGGAGAGGTGAACCATACTATCCTGGTATGTCTTTACACATTTTCATACCAGTTCCTCTCGCTTTCTCTATATATTATACACCCAGCACCCCTTTGGTGTAAATTTTTTGTCACTTAAGGTTTACACGTTACTCCCACAGCTTTTGTGTGAACTTTATCAGTTACTTAAGGTTTACCTTATTACTCCTAACAGCCAATTCAGACTACTTTTGCCATAGGGTAAGGGACATACGAAGTGCTGAGTTAGGAATTTATTCCAGTCTGTCATTCTGGTGGGGAAAAGTAGGTTCATTCTACAGTAGACAATGCGCTTTCCCCATTTGCAATTAGTTTTTCAAACTATCAATAAAACCTGCAAATCATTTACTACAGGCTCTATTTGAATATATCTCAGGAAATAGGCAAGGTCTGCACTAAAGACTTTAAAATGGGGTTACAGTAGTGGTGTGCAAACTGGTATTTGAACCTAAACACAAAGGGTACCATAGTAGATGCATATTGAGTATACCCAAAATTGTGCTGGTAAATGGTGTTAACATTTGTAGTACTGAAAAGCTTTTCCTCCATCCCCAATGCATAACCTATATGCTATTTCTCAGGTGTGGCCCCCCCTTCTGCGGATACTGAAATAATGAAACAAGGCCACACCTACCCAAAACAGATTTTTCTGGAACCTTGGGGACCTcctaggtttgcaggaaaaaatcTAAAATCTTTTTAGAAAATACAATGgggggttaaatttcctccagaTTGAACTATACAGATCAAGCACGTGCCACTGAAGAGCCCAACAGCAGCTGTAGCAGTGGAGCCTGGGAACCACCGCTGTGGCCTAGCCCTCCTGGAGTTGCTATTGGTGGTGAGCCTCAGTGGATCCATCTGGAGGCACCCAGGCAAACTTCTGAGAGCaatgcttggggtgggggtggcctcaATAGCCAGGTGAGCTCACATTGGGCTCTGAAGCAGCAATTCAGGGGGTTATTACAAGCATGTGAAAGAGTGAGGCTGGCAAGGCAGAACTATAGAGAGTGATGGGGTAGAAAAAGTGTTAAGAGTGGGGAGACAAGTTATGGGGAAGCCGGCAAGAAAGTAAGTGGAGGGGAAGCAGAAAGTAAGAGTATGAAGGTACAGCAAGAAAATGTGAGCACGTAGAGGTGGCAGAAAGAGAAGATATTGGGGAGACAGTAAAAGGGTAACCCAAATAAAGCAGAAAAgtaaagagggaggggaggaaaccaagtagggggggggttccctctccccacaagttTCTTAGACAAATGGCCAGATCTGAATATTTAAATCCAGTTATTGAAGCTGTGAATGGGTAAGATAGTTCAACACGAAAAACACCCCGGGTTTGCCCAAAAATGTGAAATCCAAAAAAttacatggggaggggggaaggggaaccAGATAAAAGGAtatataaaggtagtcccctacgcaagtaccagttgtttccaactctggggtgacatcacatcacgttttcatggcaggctttttacggggtggtttgctattgccttccccagtcatctacttccCCCCAGCTATTATTTCCTCAGTTGTCGTTGCTAGGCGACCACAGTTCTAGGCCTGGAGCTTTTGAGTCCAGGGCAGGGGCCTTCTGGCCCCTGTAGGAGGGACTGACTGGGAATGTTTGTCAGTTCCAGCtcaggaaaatacctggagattggagtCTAGAAAGGGCacaatttggggaggggcctcagtcagATGGAAAATCATGGAAGCAATcattcaaagcagacattttgaGTTTTAATTCTGGCATATCTCCAAGGTACCACCAtgaagttggcaactgctagGCCTGGCGGAAACCACTGAGTGACTTTATGTCATCCAATTTTCATGACTTAGCTAAacctagctgcttgctactgctgaACACAAGCCACCCTACAAAACCCAGTGTAGTGTTTAGGGTGCTTAgaaatgcctggtggaatctAGATTTGAATTGTCAGTTGTGGAAACCCACTGGCTGAATTTTAAGCAGTCAGTTTTATGATAGCCAACATCACAGGTTGTGACAACAAAAAAATCCCCTATAGAAAAAATTACGGCAGAAATACAGCCAAAGAGTGGATGTGGATAAATCAGCTGGGTGAATCACTGTGGAGAATTATATAATAAACGGAAGAGTACAGCAATTTGTTGTTGCACTGTACTCTACAACCTTGAACAAAAATTTTTGGCAGGAAGGCTGTAAAGCAGTTACTTGATAAACCTACATCTTACTTTCACTTGACAGCAGCTTTACCTTCATATGCCAGCATGACCATGATTAGGACCCACCTTCTATGTGTGGCCAACTAGAACTCTTTTGcctcaacagttaaaacaaccaaCCTAGTTGAAATGCCCACACCAAGAAAGATATACACGTTTTTCAATAACTTTATTATCAATATCAACCAGTATGACTGtagacttggcaaaggaagcaaaCAATGCATGGAAACACCACAAATCCGAAATAAAAGCTTTATTAACAGCCAGTATAAGAGCTCTGTAACCAATTTCAAACATTCAACACCCTGAAATGCCAATTACAAGAATACACCTAGAACTAAATGTTCAGAAGtcaagttttttaaaatacaaaaaattctTTATAAAGAGCTCTACCAATATACACAAAGCTATACACTTCTGACTTAATGAAGTGAGCAGGAAAAAGATTATCAAAAAGACAATACTATTAGTTCAACAACTTCTGTGGTCCGCATTTACAAGGCTGTTAAGTCCCAGTCCCTCCCCCATTCATTCTCTGCTCCAGAAGTCACATACTTACCATCACTATTAGCAAGTATGTTTTTAAGAGTCCGCATGGCAACTCAGTTGCCACTATCAACAGACCTCGACCTTGAGCGAGATCTCTGACGGTCCACGGAAGCTGGAGACTTGGATCTACTTGAAGAAGCACGTTTCTGGCTCTTTTCAGGGACAGGAGATCTACTAACTGAACGTGACTTGCTGCGGCTACGGCTTCTGGATCTGGTGTAAGATTTACGGCTTCGGGAGCGGGAACGGCTGCGAGACCGcgaagagctcctgctacgagAGCGAGACCTGCTCCTTGACCTACTGATAAGTTAAAATAAGATACATTAAATCAGGCTCTACACAGCAAACACTGCCATCTATTACACCAAACATAATAAACAAGCCTTCTGTTTCCATGTTACCACTCTTACCTGTGTCTTTTGCTGCCTTCAATTAACTTAATTTTCCTTCCATTGATTTCCTTGCCAGACAgtttttcaatggcattctttagaTCACTGTAAGAGGCGAATTCAACCACCCTAATAAAAACAGAATACACAAATCAGCTTgacaaagacaaaaaaaagatTTCTAAATAAAATTAACATGTAAGATATATTCCACCAAGATGCTTACCCTTCATTTAATTTAGGTCTATGTGCATCTGCAAAGGTTACCTCCCCAGCTTGCCTCATGAAGTCTTTGAGGTCCTAACACAAGATCAAATATATTATGCAAAGAAATAGACAGTGCTGAAGTATAAAAAGTATATAAAATTACTACTGTAAGAAAAGATGTTAAGAATTAAAATGTGGCAGATGCCACACTTGTAGATAATTCTATATTTGATAGAATACATCAGGGCACGAAATAAATGAAAACAGCAAATTGCTTTAAGCAAAATGCTCGATTTTAACATTAAGGTATTTTTCTATGCATTTTACTGAACGGAATGAAAGACAGCTTATTTGTAACAAAGCATTCTGAAGCAATGTTTTATGACTATACATTACATTTACAAAAGCACCAATTATTTTGTGCCCCATATGCCATTAAAAATATAGTTTACTTTACCTTCATTAAAATTTCCCTAGGCTAGCCAAGCAGCAAACTGCATTAAGCGATCGAGGATACCGTCATGATATATGCCCGACTGGCTCTTCGCCAACCATTTGAAGAACACTACCCAGTCGATGGAAGCCTTTAATCGCACAGCCCTCCCTATTAGCAGACTACTCGCAGATCCAGACATTTTCTATGCTTGAGCAGTTACACTTTACTGCGATCAGGATTCCAACGACCACCTAATGCGTATCTTTCAACTCTCTTGATCAGGATCTCTTATTTCGAAGCGTTACAGGAGGAACAGTTCTCAACTTAGGAATCAGATCTCGTTAACTCTCGGGGATCGCCGCAACCCAGCACTTTAAGGAAGTGCATCGATTACGTCTAGACCGGCAAACACAGATCTAGAGGTGGCCAACTGATACACTGGAGGAGCTGACTGGAAAAGTCAACCAGGCCCAACCAAGAGTGACCAAGACAGAACGATTAGGATAACCCACAGGCACTCCTCGTCATAAGGCCAACGACACAGATAGGCTGGcaaataaaatggatttttaaagTGGTTAAAATGGATTTTGAAAacaagataaaattacattaaaatattaatattaaaactacttttgaaaacatttaaacatttaactTAAATAATTTTGATAATGTTTTATCTTAAGATAAAAATTagctttatttaaaatattatataCATTACATACCCATTAATCCAAGTCTAAAGAGATAAAACAAACCTGCCAGCTGACTCTGGATGACAAATTTTCTACAATGAGTCGATTTTCTGTCCTTACAGGTGGAGCATTTCTGAGTGGAAtaaaaattgtaattatgttagTATGCCCACTAAAGACTGAAATCAAGCTAAAGCAACTTTCCCTAAAAAGGCCTGACTTAATTACAAGCATGTATGTGCTGGGTCAAAATGCAGCTTCTCTCATGCCTGTGACATCACCTTCTGCACAGAGATACACTGAAATCTTCCTGCCTTCAGAATCCCTAGGAGAATATCTATTTAGTGAAATGTCCAAATGTGGATGCTTTAAGTTACTTTCCACTC includes these proteins:
- the SRSF5 gene encoding serine/arginine-rich splicing factor 5 isoform X1, translated to MSGCRVFIGRLNPAAREKDVERFFKGYGRIRDIDLKRGFGFVEFEDPRDADDAVYELDGKELCSERVTIEHARARSRGGRGRGRYSDRFSSRRPRNDRRNAPPVRTENRLIVENLSSRVSWQDLKDFMRQAGEVTFADAHRPKLNEGVVEFASYSDLKNAIEKLSGKEINGRKIKLIEGSKRHSRSRSRSRSRSRSSSRSRSRSRSRSRKSYTRSRSRSRSKSRSVSRSPVPEKSQKRASSSRSKSPASVDRQRSRSRSRSVDSGN